A stretch of Bacillus pseudomycoides DNA encodes these proteins:
- the uraA gene encoding uracil permease — translation MEQKPVLDVQEVPKPGKWLFLSIQHLFAMFGSTVLVPFLTGLNPSVALISSGLGTLAFLLITKGQVPAYLGSSFAFIAPIITAKTAGGPGAAMLGGLLAGLVYILISLGIKKSGSEWIMKLLPPIVVGPVVMVIGLALAHTAVNMAMNGADGKYSLTHFSVALVTLAITIICSIFGRGFFSIIPVLLGIIGGYIFAYFQGLVDLKSVAEAKWFDVPDFVVPFVTYTPEFSWKIVLLMVPVALVTISEHIGHQIVLGNVIKRDLIEKPGLHRSIFGDGVATLIASVIGGPPNTTYGENIGVLAITRAYSVYLFIGSAVFAIMFGFIGKISALIHSIPTPVMGGVSILLFGVIASSGLRMMVDDKTDLSDKRNLMIASVILVIGIGGAVLHVGESFQVEGMALAAIVGVLLNLLLPETKQKQQSKQIAS, via the coding sequence ATGGAGCAAAAGCCAGTGTTAGACGTTCAGGAAGTACCGAAACCCGGGAAATGGTTATTTTTAAGTATACAGCATTTGTTCGCGATGTTTGGATCAACAGTGCTTGTTCCGTTTTTAACAGGACTGAACCCATCAGTAGCTTTAATATCAAGTGGATTAGGAACACTAGCGTTCCTTCTTATAACAAAAGGTCAAGTACCAGCATATCTAGGATCATCATTTGCGTTTATCGCACCAATTATTACAGCAAAAACAGCAGGTGGACCAGGAGCAGCAATGCTTGGCGGCTTACTAGCAGGACTTGTTTACATCTTAATTTCACTTGGAATTAAGAAGTCAGGATCAGAGTGGATTATGAAGTTACTTCCACCAATCGTAGTTGGTCCAGTCGTAATGGTTATCGGTTTAGCTTTAGCACATACAGCAGTTAATATGGCGATGAATGGTGCGGATGGCAAGTATAGCCTTACTCACTTTTCAGTAGCATTAGTAACATTAGCAATTACAATCATTTGCTCGATATTCGGAAGAGGATTTTTCAGCATCATACCGGTCTTACTCGGGATTATCGGAGGATATATCTTCGCTTACTTCCAAGGGCTAGTAGATTTAAAATCGGTGGCTGAGGCGAAATGGTTTGATGTACCAGACTTTGTCGTACCATTTGTAACTTACACACCAGAGTTTTCATGGAAGATTGTACTCTTAATGGTACCCGTTGCACTTGTAACAATTTCAGAGCATATCGGGCATCAAATCGTATTAGGAAATGTTATTAAACGAGATTTAATTGAAAAACCAGGTTTGCATCGCTCAATTTTTGGAGATGGTGTAGCAACATTAATCGCATCTGTAATTGGTGGACCTCCAAATACAACATACGGTGAAAACATCGGTGTCCTAGCAATTACAAGAGCATACAGTGTATACTTATTCATTGGATCAGCGGTGTTCGCGATTATGTTCGGATTTATCGGTAAGATTTCAGCACTGATTCACTCGATTCCAACACCGGTTATGGGCGGAGTATCGATCTTACTTTTCGGTGTAATCGCATCGAGTGGTTTACGCATGATGGTAGATGATAAAACAGATTTAAGTGACAAACGTAACTTAATGATTGCATCAGTGATTTTGGTAATCGGTATCGGTGGAGCGGTACTTCATGTCGGAGAATCTTTCCAAGTAGAAGGTATGGCACTTGCAGCAATTGTAGGTGTACTATTAAATCTACTATTACCTGAAACGAAACAAAAACAACAATCTAAGCAGATTGCTTCATAA
- a CDS encoding RluA family pseudouridine synthase codes for MSEVVQVTVTEEQKSERIDKFLAGVNNEWSRSQVQQWIKDGVVTVNGNDIKGNYKVKVNDEIAVAIPEPEELDILPEDMNLEIYYEDADVLVVNKPRGMVVHPAPGHTSGTLVNGLMHHCTDLSGINGVMRPGIVHRIDKDTSGLLMVAKNDMAHESLVNQLVAKTVTRRYKAIVHGVIPHDKGTIDAPIGRDKKERQSMTVDENGKHAVTHFQVLERFKDFTLVECRLETGRTHQIRVHMKYIGYPIAGDPKYGPKKTLDINGQALHAGILGFDHPRTGEYIEFEAPVPAVFEEALNVLRK; via the coding sequence ATGAGCGAAGTAGTACAAGTAACAGTTACAGAAGAACAAAAGAGCGAACGGATTGATAAGTTTCTTGCGGGAGTGAACAATGAATGGTCACGTTCACAAGTACAACAGTGGATTAAAGATGGCGTTGTAACCGTAAATGGAAACGACATTAAAGGAAATTATAAAGTAAAAGTAAATGATGAAATTGCAGTAGCAATTCCAGAGCCAGAAGAGCTTGATATTTTGCCAGAAGACATGAATTTAGAAATTTATTATGAAGATGCAGATGTGCTTGTTGTGAATAAGCCACGTGGCATGGTTGTGCATCCAGCTCCTGGACATACAAGTGGTACACTTGTAAATGGGTTAATGCATCATTGTACAGATTTATCAGGTATTAACGGTGTAATGCGTCCAGGTATTGTACATCGTATTGATAAAGATACATCTGGCTTATTGATGGTTGCTAAAAATGATATGGCACATGAATCTCTTGTAAATCAGCTTGTGGCAAAAACAGTAACAAGACGATATAAAGCAATCGTCCATGGTGTAATTCCACATGATAAAGGGACAATTGATGCTCCAATTGGCCGTGATAAAAAGGAACGCCAAAGTATGACGGTTGATGAAAATGGGAAGCATGCTGTTACGCATTTTCAGGTGTTAGAACGATTTAAAGACTTTACTCTTGTAGAGTGTCGTTTAGAAACCGGCCGTACGCACCAAATTCGTGTTCATATGAAATATATTGGATACCCGATTGCGGGAGATCCGAAATATGGTCCGAAAAAAACATTAGATATAAATGGACAAGCGCTTCATGCGGGGATTTTAGGGTTTGATCATCCTCGTACAGGCGAATATATCGAGTTTGAGGCACCAGTTCCAGCAGTATTTGAAGAAGCCTTAAATGTTTTACGGAAATAG
- the pyrC gene encoding dihydroorotase: MNYLFKNGRYLNEEGNIVVTDLLVQDGKIAKVAENITADNAEVIDVNGKLISPGLVDVHVHLREPGGEHKETIETGTLAAAKGGFTTICAMPNTRPVPDSKEHMEDLQKRIKEKAHVNVLPYGAITVRQAGSEMTDFETLKELGAFAFTDDGVGVQDASMMLAAMKRAAKLNMAVVAHCEENTLINKGCVHEGKFSKEHGLNGIPSVCESVHIARDILLAEAADCHYHVCHVSTKGSVRVIRDAKRAGIKVTAEVTPHHLVLCEDDIPSVDPNFKMNPPLRGKEDHEALIEGLLDGTIDIIATDHAPHAAEEKAQGIERAPFGITGFETAFPLLYTNLVKKGIITLEQLIQFLTEKPADTFGLEAGRLKEGRSADITIIDLEQEEEIDPTTFLSKGKNTPFAGWKCQGWPVMTIVGGKIAWQKESALV, translated from the coding sequence ATGAATTATTTGTTTAAAAATGGACGTTATCTAAATGAAGAAGGAAACATTGTAGTAACAGATCTTCTCGTACAAGACGGTAAAATTGCGAAAGTAGCAGAAAATATTACGGCAGATAATGCTGAAGTAATCGATGTAAACGGAAAATTAATCTCACCTGGATTAGTAGATGTACACGTTCATCTTCGCGAACCAGGTGGTGAACATAAGGAAACAATTGAAACAGGTACACTTGCAGCAGCAAAGGGTGGCTTTACAACAATTTGTGCAATGCCAAATACACGCCCAGTACCAGACAGCAAAGAACATATGGAAGATTTGCAAAAGCGAATTAAAGAAAAAGCGCATGTAAATGTATTACCATATGGTGCGATTACAGTACGTCAAGCAGGTTCTGAAATGACAGACTTTGAAACATTAAAAGAACTTGGTGCATTCGCGTTTACTGACGATGGAGTAGGCGTACAAGATGCAAGCATGATGCTAGCTGCTATGAAACGTGCAGCAAAATTAAATATGGCAGTCGTTGCACACTGTGAAGAAAATACATTGATTAATAAAGGTTGTGTACATGAAGGGAAGTTCTCTAAGGAACACGGATTAAACGGTATCCCATCAGTATGTGAATCTGTACATATTGCTCGGGACATTTTACTTGCGGAAGCAGCAGATTGCCACTATCACGTATGTCATGTAAGTACAAAAGGATCTGTGCGAGTGATTCGTGACGCAAAACGCGCTGGAATTAAAGTTACAGCGGAAGTAACACCGCACCACTTAGTATTATGTGAAGATGATATCCCATCAGTTGATCCAAACTTTAAAATGAATCCACCGCTTCGAGGAAAAGAAGACCACGAAGCACTAATTGAAGGATTATTGGATGGAACAATCGATATAATCGCAACAGACCATGCACCACATGCTGCAGAGGAAAAAGCGCAAGGTATTGAAAGAGCACCATTTGGAATAACTGGTTTTGAAACAGCGTTCCCATTACTATATACAAACCTTGTGAAAAAAGGAATTATCACATTAGAACAATTGATTCAATTCTTAACAGAAAAACCAGCAGATACATTTGGTTTAGAAGCAGGCCGCCTGAAAGAAGGAAGATCCGCTGATATTACAATTATCGATTTAGAACAAGAAGAAGAAATTGATCCAACAACATTCTTATCAAAAGGAAAAAATACGCCGTTTGCAGGCTGGAAGTGTCAAGGATGGCCGGTTATGACAATAGTTGGCGGTAAGATCGCATGGCAAAAGGAGAGTGCATTAGTATGA
- the lspA gene encoding lipoprotein signal peptidase LspA, which produces MIYYLIALFVIAIDQVSKWLIVKNMELGTSIPIIDNVLYITSHRNRGAAWGILEGQMWFFYIITVVFVGFIVVYMKKYAKTDKLLGVSLGLILGGAIGNFIDRVFRQEVVDFIHVYIFSYNYPVFNIADSALCIGVVLIIIQTLLEGKKMKE; this is translated from the coding sequence ATGATATATTATTTAATAGCCTTATTTGTCATTGCTATCGATCAAGTATCGAAATGGTTAATTGTAAAGAACATGGAATTAGGTACAAGTATCCCGATTATCGATAATGTATTATACATAACATCACATCGGAATAGAGGAGCTGCCTGGGGGATTTTAGAAGGTCAGATGTGGTTCTTCTATATTATTACAGTTGTTTTTGTAGGATTTATCGTAGTTTATATGAAAAAGTATGCAAAAACAGATAAGCTCCTAGGGGTTTCATTAGGTCTTATTTTAGGCGGAGCAATTGGCAATTTTATTGATCGTGTATTTAGACAAGAAGTGGTGGATTTCATTCACGTGTATATTTTTTCATACAACTATCCGGTATTTAACATAGCTGACTCAGCTTTATGTATTGGGGTTGTATTGATTATTATTCAAACATTATTAGAAGGAAAGAAAATGAAGGAGTAA
- a CDS encoding carbamoyl phosphate synthase small subunit, whose amino-acid sequence MKRQLILEDGTVLIGKGFGGEIEKSGEVVFTTGMTGYQETLSDPSYCGQIVTFTYPLIGNYGINRDDFESIHPSVNGLIVNEICDHPSNFRNEISLDDYLKERDIPGLAGIDTRKLTRKIRQYGTLRGRLCNMDADVEYIVSQLKATVFTDHVKRVSTKDPYPSPGRGHRVVLVDFGMKHGILRELNKRDCDVIVVPYNTTAEEILRLSPDGIMLSNGPGDPKDVPEAIEMLKEIIGKVPLFGICLGHQLFALASGANTSKLKFGHRGLNHPVKHLATGKVAITSQNHGYAVEEASVENTDLEITHVALNDGTVEGLRHKKFPAFTVQYHPEASAGPEDANDLFEDFLTMIENFKKEGEELCQNA is encoded by the coding sequence ATGAAAAGACAACTTATCTTAGAAGATGGAACAGTATTAATTGGAAAAGGTTTCGGAGGAGAAATCGAAAAGTCAGGTGAGGTTGTATTTACAACAGGAATGACTGGATATCAAGAAACATTATCTGATCCATCATACTGCGGTCAAATTGTAACATTTACGTACCCATTAATTGGAAACTATGGCATTAACCGTGATGATTTCGAATCAATTCATCCATCTGTAAATGGTTTAATAGTAAACGAAATTTGTGATCACCCATCTAACTTCCGTAATGAAATTTCGTTAGATGATTACTTAAAAGAAAGAGATATTCCGGGGCTAGCAGGAATTGATACAAGAAAATTAACACGAAAAATTCGTCAATATGGAACACTACGCGGACGTCTTTGTAACATGGATGCGGATGTAGAGTACATCGTTAGCCAATTAAAAGCGACAGTATTTACAGATCATGTGAAACGCGTATCAACAAAAGATCCATACCCAAGCCCAGGCCGTGGTCATCGTGTTGTACTTGTAGACTTCGGAATGAAGCACGGTATTTTGCGCGAGTTAAATAAACGTGATTGTGATGTAATCGTTGTACCTTACAATACAACAGCGGAAGAAATTTTACGCCTTAGTCCAGACGGAATTATGTTAAGTAATGGACCTGGTGATCCAAAAGATGTACCAGAAGCAATTGAAATGTTAAAAGAAATCATCGGAAAAGTACCTTTATTCGGGATTTGCCTTGGACATCAATTGTTTGCTCTAGCATCTGGTGCAAATACAAGTAAGTTAAAATTCGGTCACCGTGGTTTAAATCATCCAGTAAAACATCTTGCAACTGGAAAAGTAGCAATTACTTCTCAAAACCATGGTTACGCAGTAGAAGAAGCGTCAGTTGAAAATACAGATCTTGAAATTACCCATGTAGCTTTAAATGATGGAACTGTAGAAGGACTTCGTCATAAGAAGTTCCCAGCATTTACAGTACAATATCATCCAGAAGCTTCAGCGGGACCAGAAGATGCAAATGATTTATTCGAAGATTTCTTAACAATGATTGAAAACTTCAAGAAAGAAGGGGAAGAGTTATGCCAAAACGCCTAG
- the pyrK gene encoding dihydroorotate oxidase B electron transfer subunit, with protein MMQKQNMIVVNQTEIAKNIYELVLQGDLVQQMNEPGQFVHIKVAEGITPLLRRPISICNVDQDKNEFTMLYRAEGQGTKTLAKKKQGELVDVLGPLGHGFPVEEAEAGQTALLVGGGIGVPPLYELSQRLVAKGVRVIHILGFQTKDVVFYEEKFAELGDTYVATVDGTHGTKGFVTDVIDAYGIDFDILYSCGPLAMLRALEGRYKEKKAYISLEERMGCGIGACFACVCHLQEDPSGHSYKKVCSDGPVFPIGEVVL; from the coding sequence ATGATGCAAAAGCAAAATATGATCGTCGTTAACCAAACAGAAATCGCAAAAAACATTTATGAATTAGTGCTTCAAGGTGATCTTGTACAGCAAATGAACGAACCAGGGCAGTTTGTACACATTAAGGTAGCAGAGGGCATTACGCCCCTTCTGCGCCGCCCAATTAGTATTTGTAATGTCGATCAAGACAAAAACGAATTTACAATGCTATATCGTGCGGAAGGACAAGGAACAAAAACACTAGCAAAGAAAAAACAAGGTGAACTTGTAGATGTATTGGGACCATTAGGCCATGGGTTTCCAGTAGAAGAAGCAGAGGCAGGGCAAACGGCATTATTAGTAGGAGGCGGAATTGGTGTGCCACCACTTTATGAGTTATCACAACGCCTTGTTGCAAAAGGTGTACGTGTCATTCACATCTTAGGCTTCCAAACGAAAGATGTTGTCTTCTACGAAGAAAAATTTGCGGAGCTTGGTGATACGTATGTTGCAACAGTCGATGGCACACATGGTACAAAAGGATTTGTAACAGATGTGATTGATGCGTATGGAATCGACTTTGACATTTTATACTCATGTGGACCTTTAGCAATGCTACGTGCATTAGAAGGCCGTTATAAAGAGAAAAAAGCCTACATTTCACTAGAAGAACGTATGGGCTGTGGTATTGGGGCGTGTTTCGCATGTGTATGCCACTTGCAAGAAGATCCAAGCGGACATTCTTACAAGAAGGTGTGTAGCGACGGACCAGTATTTCCAATCGGGGAGGTTGTACTATGA
- the pyrB gene encoding aspartate carbamoyltransferase, which produces MSHLLTMSELSKEEISEILKDAEDFANGKSKKTTEQTFVANLFFENSTRTKFSFEVAEKRLGLDVLNFSADSSSVQKGETLYDTIRTLESIGTRAVVIRHQQDRYFDELKDKVNIPILNAGDGCGNHPTQCLLDLLTIKQEFGSFEGLKIAIVGDIRHSRVARSNAEALTKLGATIYFASPEEWKGETNTFGTYKELDELVPEVDVMMLLRVQHERHDHYETDIMKEYHEQHGLTIEREKCMKQGSIIMHPAPVNRDVEIASELVECERSRIFKQMENGVYVRMAVLKRALPNVLGGMKHELFV; this is translated from the coding sequence ATGAGCCATTTGTTAACGATGAGTGAATTATCGAAAGAAGAGATTTCAGAAATCCTAAAAGACGCAGAAGATTTCGCAAACGGGAAAAGTAAAAAAACAACAGAGCAAACGTTTGTAGCGAACTTATTTTTCGAAAATAGTACGAGAACAAAGTTTAGCTTTGAAGTTGCCGAGAAGAGATTAGGACTAGATGTGTTAAACTTCTCAGCAGATTCCTCTAGCGTACAAAAGGGAGAAACATTATACGATACGATAAGAACACTAGAATCAATCGGAACAAGAGCAGTAGTCATCCGCCATCAGCAAGATCGCTACTTCGATGAACTAAAAGATAAAGTAAATATCCCAATCTTAAATGCTGGCGATGGATGTGGAAATCACCCAACGCAATGTCTGTTAGATCTTCTAACAATTAAACAAGAGTTTGGGAGTTTCGAAGGATTAAAGATTGCAATTGTTGGAGATATCCGCCATAGCCGAGTAGCACGCTCTAATGCTGAAGCATTAACGAAATTAGGAGCAACAATTTACTTTGCTAGCCCAGAAGAGTGGAAAGGTGAAACAAACACATTCGGAACATACAAAGAATTAGATGAGCTTGTTCCAGAAGTTGATGTGATGATGTTACTTCGTGTGCAACATGAGCGTCATGACCATTATGAAACAGACATCATGAAAGAGTATCATGAGCAGCACGGCTTAACAATTGAACGAGAAAAGTGCATGAAACAAGGAAGCATTATTATGCATCCAGCTCCTGTAAACCGCGATGTAGAAATTGCGAGTGAACTTGTTGAGTGTGAGCGTTCCCGTATATTCAAACAGATGGAGAATGGAGTTTACGTAAGAATGGCTGTACTAAAACGCGCATTACCAAATGTATTAGGAGGAATGAAACATGAATTATTTGTTTAA
- the carB gene encoding carbamoyl-phosphate synthase large subunit, with the protein MPKRLDINTILVIGSGPIVIGQAAEFDYSGTQACQSLKEEGYKVILVNSNPATIMTDTATADKVYIEPLTLEFVSRIIRKERPDAILPTLGGQTGLNMAVELAKSGVLDECGVEILGTKLSAIEQAEDRDLFRTLMQELNEPTPPSEIIHTLDEAYEFVKGIGYPVIVRPAFTLGGTGGGICHNEEELIETVTSGLKHSPVTQCLLEKSIAGCKEIEYEVMRDSNDNAIVVCNMENIDPVGVHTGDSIVVAPSQTLSDREYQMLRNTSLRIIRALGIEGGCNVQLALDPYSFQYYVIEVNPRVSRSSALASKATGYPIAKLAAKIAVGLTLDEIVNPVTQKTYACFEPALDYVVSKIPRWPFDKFESANRTLGTQMKATGEVMSIGRNLEESLLKAVRSLELGIYHLELEHLKELDKETMKKRIIKADDERLFVVAEAIRQGVTKEEINAWCEMDFFFLQKVENIVNMEREVKANVGNMEVLQEAKEMGFSDHYIAAAWGKTEREIYDVRKENSMTPVFKMVDTCAAEFESATPYYYSTYGDENESIVTDRKSVVVLGSGPIRIGQGVEFDYATVHSVWAIKEAGYEAIIINNNPETVSTDFSISDKLYFEPLTIEDVMHIIDLEKPEGVIVQFGGQTAINLAAKLEEHGVKILGTSLEDLDRAEDRDKFEAALTQLGIPQPVGKTATTVEQAVAIAEEIGYPVLVRPSYVLGGRAMEIVYRQEELLHYMKNAVKVHADHPVLIDRYMVGKEIEVDAISDGENVFIPGIMEHIERAGVHSGDSIGVYPPQSLSAKLKEQIIENTIALGRGLNIVGLLNIQFVVFKDEVYVIEVNPRASRTVPFLSKITGVPMANIATKVILGQNLVEQGYETGYRSEENEVYVKAPVFSFAKLRSVDTTLGPEMKSTGEVMGKDLTLEKALYKGLVASGINIPTHGSVIITVADKDKEEAMEIAKRFHEIGYNLLATAGTAQSLTEKNIPVQVVNKIDSEDYNLLDIIRQGKAQFVINTLTKGKQPARDGFRIRRESVENGVACLTSLDTTRAILRVLESMTFSAHAMKEIAPAQRHEVVHA; encoded by the coding sequence ATGCCAAAACGCCTAGACATTAACACAATTTTAGTAATCGGATCAGGACCAATTGTAATTGGGCAAGCAGCGGAGTTTGACTACTCTGGTACACAAGCTTGTCAATCTCTTAAAGAGGAAGGTTACAAAGTAATCCTTGTTAACTCTAACCCAGCAACAATTATGACAGATACTGCAACAGCAGATAAAGTATATATTGAACCATTAACATTAGAATTCGTAAGCCGTATTATTCGTAAAGAACGTCCAGATGCAATCTTACCAACATTAGGTGGTCAAACGGGCTTAAACATGGCTGTTGAACTTGCGAAATCAGGTGTGCTTGACGAGTGTGGAGTTGAAATTTTAGGAACAAAATTATCAGCAATTGAGCAAGCGGAAGATCGTGATCTATTCCGTACATTAATGCAAGAGTTAAATGAACCAACACCACCAAGTGAAATCATTCATACGCTTGATGAAGCATATGAATTTGTAAAAGGAATTGGTTATCCGGTAATCGTTCGCCCAGCATTTACACTTGGCGGAACAGGCGGCGGTATTTGCCACAATGAAGAAGAATTAATTGAAACCGTAACAAGTGGTTTAAAACATAGCCCAGTAACTCAATGTTTATTAGAAAAGAGTATTGCTGGTTGTAAAGAAATCGAATACGAAGTAATGCGTGATTCAAATGATAACGCAATCGTAGTATGTAACATGGAAAATATCGATCCAGTTGGGGTTCACACAGGTGATTCTATCGTTGTAGCGCCGAGCCAAACATTAAGTGACCGTGAGTATCAAATGTTACGTAACACTTCATTACGAATTATTCGTGCGTTAGGAATTGAAGGTGGATGTAACGTTCAGCTTGCACTTGATCCATATAGCTTCCAATACTATGTAATCGAAGTAAATCCACGTGTAAGTCGTTCATCTGCACTAGCATCTAAAGCAACAGGATATCCAATTGCGAAGTTAGCAGCGAAAATTGCAGTCGGCTTAACATTAGATGAAATTGTAAACCCAGTAACACAAAAAACATACGCTTGCTTCGAGCCAGCATTAGACTACGTTGTTTCAAAAATTCCGCGCTGGCCATTTGATAAGTTTGAATCAGCAAACAGAACACTTGGTACACAGATGAAGGCAACTGGTGAAGTTATGTCAATCGGACGTAACTTAGAGGAATCCTTATTAAAAGCGGTTCGTTCTTTAGAGCTTGGCATTTATCACTTAGAGTTAGAGCATCTAAAAGAGCTTGATAAAGAAACAATGAAAAAACGTATTATAAAAGCTGATGATGAGCGTCTGTTTGTTGTAGCAGAAGCGATCCGTCAAGGTGTAACGAAAGAAGAAATCAATGCATGGTGTGAAATGGACTTCTTCTTCTTACAAAAAGTCGAAAACATCGTAAACATGGAACGCGAAGTAAAAGCGAATGTAGGAAATATGGAAGTATTACAAGAAGCAAAAGAAATGGGCTTCAGTGATCATTACATCGCAGCTGCTTGGGGTAAAACAGAACGTGAAATTTATGATGTGCGTAAAGAAAATAGCATGACGCCAGTATTCAAAATGGTAGATACTTGTGCGGCAGAATTCGAATCTGCAACACCTTACTACTACAGCACATATGGAGATGAAAATGAATCGATCGTTACAGATCGTAAAAGCGTAGTTGTACTTGGATCGGGTCCAATCCGCATCGGCCAAGGTGTTGAGTTTGACTATGCAACAGTTCACTCTGTATGGGCAATTAAAGAAGCCGGATATGAAGCAATTATTATTAACAATAACCCAGAAACAGTTTCAACAGACTTCAGTATTTCTGACAAATTATACTTTGAACCATTAACAATCGAAGATGTAATGCACATCATTGATTTAGAGAAGCCAGAAGGTGTTATCGTTCAGTTCGGTGGACAAACGGCAATTAATTTAGCTGCTAAATTAGAAGAACACGGTGTGAAAATTTTAGGAACATCACTTGAAGATTTAGACCGTGCAGAAGATCGTGATAAATTTGAAGCAGCTTTAACACAGCTTGGTATCCCGCAACCAGTTGGTAAAACAGCAACGACTGTAGAACAAGCGGTAGCAATCGCTGAAGAAATTGGTTACCCAGTATTAGTAAGACCATCTTACGTACTAGGTGGGCGTGCGATGGAAATCGTATATCGTCAAGAAGAACTACTGCATTACATGAAAAATGCGGTTAAAGTTCATGCGGATCATCCAGTATTAATTGACCGCTATATGGTTGGTAAAGAAATTGAAGTAGATGCAATTTCAGACGGTGAAAATGTATTCATTCCAGGTATTATGGAACATATTGAACGCGCTGGAGTTCACTCTGGTGACTCAATTGGAGTATACCCACCGCAAAGCTTATCTGCAAAACTGAAAGAACAAATTATCGAAAATACAATTGCACTTGGAAGAGGATTAAACATTGTTGGATTACTGAATATCCAGTTTGTAGTATTCAAAGACGAAGTGTATGTAATTGAAGTAAACCCACGTGCGAGCCGTACAGTACCATTCTTAAGTAAAATTACAGGCGTACCGATGGCGAATATCGCAACGAAAGTTATTTTAGGCCAAAATCTTGTAGAACAAGGATATGAAACTGGCTATCGCTCAGAAGAGAATGAAGTGTATGTAAAAGCTCCAGTATTCTCATTTGCGAAACTACGTTCAGTTGATACAACATTAGGGCCTGAAATGAAATCAACAGGGGAAGTAATGGGTAAAGACTTAACGCTTGAAAAAGCACTATATAAAGGACTTGTTGCTTCTGGAATTAACATTCCAACGCACGGATCAGTAATCATTACTGTGGCGGATAAAGATAAAGAAGAAGCAATGGAAATTGCAAAACGCTTCCATGAAATCGGCTATAACTTATTAGCAACAGCAGGAACAGCACAATCGTTAACAGAGAAAAACATTCCGGTGCAAGTTGTAAACAAAATTGATTCTGAAGACTACAACTTACTTGATATTATCCGTCAAGGGAAAGCACAGTTTGTAATCAATACATTAACAAAAGGAAAACAACCAGCGCGTGATGGTTTCCGCATTCGCCGTGAATCAGTAGAAAATGGTGTGGCTTGCTTAACTTCACTTGATACAACAAGAGCAATTTTAAGAGTACTAGAATCAATGACATTCTCAGCTCACGCAATGAAAGAAATCGCGCCAGCGCAGCGTCACGAGGTGGTACATGCATGA
- the pyrR gene encoding bifunctional pyrimidine operon transcriptional regulator/uracil phosphoribosyltransferase, with protein MQEKAVVLDDQMIRRALTRISHEIVERNKGVDNCVLVGIKTRGIFIAQRLAERIGQIEGKEIEVGELDITLYRDDLTLQSKNKEPLVKGSDIPVDITKKKVILVDDVLYTGRTVRAAMDALMDLGRPSQIQLAVLVDRGHRELPIRADYVGKNIPTSSEERIEVDLQETDQQDRVSIYDK; from the coding sequence ATGCAAGAAAAAGCTGTCGTTTTAGATGACCAAATGATTCGCCGCGCTTTAACACGCATCAGTCATGAAATTGTGGAACGTAATAAAGGTGTTGATAATTGTGTTCTTGTCGGAATTAAAACACGTGGTATCTTTATTGCACAGCGTTTAGCAGAACGCATTGGTCAAATTGAAGGGAAAGAAATAGAAGTAGGGGAGTTAGACATTACATTGTATCGTGATGATTTAACACTACAATCTAAAAATAAAGAGCCACTTGTAAAAGGTTCTGATATTCCTGTGGACATTACGAAGAAGAAAGTTATTCTAGTGGATGATGTACTATATACAGGAAGAACGGTTCGAGCAGCAATGGATGCTCTGATGGATTTAGGTAGACCGTCACAAATCCAGCTTGCGGTTCTTGTAGACAGAGGTCATCGTGAATTACCAATTCGCGCTGATTATGTAGGGAAAAATATTCCAACATCAAGTGAAGAACGTATTGAAGTTGATTTGCAAGAGACAGATCAGCAAGATCGAGTAAGTATATACGATAAGTAA